In one window of Hymenobacter nivis DNA:
- a CDS encoding amidohydrolase family protein produces MRFQFTLLLALGALPALAQVPAPAGPQAKPVLITGATLHVGNGTVVPNATVAFAQGKLTYAGPASGFTADKAGYETVDGTGQDLYPGLILPNTTLGLTDVEAVRATVDEQEVGILNPNVRSLIAYNTDSDVLPTLRVNGVLLAQPTPRGGLLTGQSSVVQLDAWNWQDAVVRADEGQHLSWPQLIIRTNPAEDATALERRQKARETQLRDLEQLFGEAAAYRQLPASRRENLRLTALAGLFDGSKTLYLHADYGKEIIESVRFAKRLGVQKVAVVGGRDAWMVLDFLKQNDVAVVVSRLHALPRRDADDYDQPYKLPAQLQAAGIRYCLDYEGSQEAPGGRNLAFVAGTAAAYGLTKEQALTAITLAPAQLMGIDKAYGSLETGKSATLVLSKGDLLDMRTNNVTYAFIDGRRISLETKQTALNRKFLTKYGLN; encoded by the coding sequence ATGCGTTTCCAATTTACACTTCTTCTTGCCCTGGGGGCCCTACCAGCCCTGGCCCAGGTACCGGCCCCGGCGGGGCCCCAGGCTAAGCCGGTGCTCATCACCGGGGCCACGCTGCACGTGGGCAACGGCACGGTGGTGCCCAACGCCACGGTGGCCTTTGCCCAGGGCAAGCTGACTTATGCTGGTCCGGCTAGCGGCTTTACGGCCGATAAGGCCGGCTACGAAACCGTGGACGGCACCGGCCAGGACCTGTACCCGGGCCTGATTTTGCCTAATACCACGCTAGGCCTCACCGATGTAGAAGCCGTGCGCGCCACCGTGGATGAGCAGGAAGTGGGCATCCTCAACCCCAACGTGCGCAGCCTCATTGCCTACAATACCGACTCGGACGTGCTGCCGACGCTGCGCGTGAACGGCGTGCTGCTGGCCCAGCCCACGCCCCGCGGGGGCCTGCTGACCGGCCAGAGCAGCGTGGTGCAGCTCGACGCCTGGAACTGGCAGGACGCCGTGGTGCGCGCTGACGAAGGCCAGCACCTGAGCTGGCCCCAGCTCATCATCCGCACCAACCCGGCCGAGGACGCCACCGCCCTGGAGCGCCGCCAAAAAGCCCGCGAAACCCAGCTGCGTGACCTGGAGCAGCTGTTTGGCGAGGCGGCGGCCTACCGCCAGCTGCCCGCCAGCCGCCGCGAAAACCTGCGCCTGACGGCCCTGGCCGGCCTGTTCGACGGCAGCAAAACGCTGTACTTGCACGCCGACTACGGCAAGGAAATCATCGAGTCGGTGCGCTTCGCCAAGCGCTTGGGGGTGCAGAAGGTGGCCGTGGTGGGCGGGCGCGACGCCTGGATGGTACTCGATTTCCTCAAGCAAAACGACGTGGCCGTGGTGGTGAGCCGCCTGCACGCACTACCCCGCCGCGACGCTGACGACTACGACCAGCCCTACAAGCTGCCCGCCCAGCTACAAGCCGCCGGCATCCGCTACTGCCTCGATTACGAGGGCAGCCAGGAGGCCCCCGGCGGCCGCAACCTGGCCTTCGTCGCTGGCACGGCCGCCGCCTACGGCCTCACCAAAGAGCAGGCCCTCACGGCCATTACCCTGGCCCCGGCCCAGCTCATGGGCATCGACAAGGCCTATGGCTCGCTCGAAACCGGTAAGAGCGCCACGCTCGTGCTCAGCAAAGGCGACCTGCTCGACATGCGCACCAACAACGTCACCTACGCCTTCATCGACGGCCGCCGCATCAGCCTCGAAACCAAGCAAACCGCCCTCAACCGCAAGTTTTTAACCAAGTACGGTTTGAACTAA
- a CDS encoding RICIN domain-containing protein: MLRLLPLLLLFCSLGALAQGSFQPDERAYYGLIDRGSGRCLDVVGAGTNAGDAAVQWEFTHSNSQQWRFVPVAAGSEYFRIEAKHSTLCLTVPKPGEAVPLVQQPFQGGLGQQWRLVPAGPLGSFLFENRLEGRVAGLAAADKFNGTPMQAQKANGRASQQWHLFRLRLNVATGPGFGPREPLTALNSAGNEIGPVLAPDGQTLYFGRTKFVGNTEGNTDTGDAWAAQSPNKGKTWGPPQRLDALNTPQNNGVLAVVGAQGQTLLVRGTYNRDGFRDEGVSRVSRAAAGPPGGTLKNLHSEDVDVANYYTAVPATGFFMTADEKILLLSLERGDSEGGNDIYFSRPAGAGGYSAPESLGPVLNSPGFDFAPWLTPDGKTLYFSSYGHMGYGGADVFVSQRLDDSWTRWSEPQNLGPALNGPGFDAYFSLAADGETAYFASSATANASADLFRAGRAAPDTTAVAAGPAPVSEANRAFVSGRVLDARSRQPVPGATVKAVLLPNAQGVQFEATARTDAAGSFVLSLLAGRYRVVGASGLLSSIDTLAFAGNAGRDLLLRPAAVGEKVDLPTIIFAQGQAVLLGTSYTELNRLAIALQAESGIKVRLEGHTDNVGPADKNQQLSEDRVAEVKRYLVKRGVDESRISTAGYGGSRPRFANDREETRRLNRRVELVIVK, from the coding sequence ATGCTTCGTTTGCTGCCGTTGCTGCTGTTGTTTTGTTCGCTGGGGGCCCTGGCCCAGGGCTCCTTCCAACCCGACGAGCGGGCCTACTACGGCCTGATTGACCGGGGCAGTGGTCGCTGCCTCGACGTGGTGGGCGCCGGCACCAACGCCGGCGACGCGGCCGTGCAGTGGGAATTCACGCATTCCAACAGCCAGCAGTGGCGCTTTGTGCCGGTGGCGGCGGGCAGCGAATACTTCCGCATCGAGGCCAAGCACAGTACCTTGTGCCTGACGGTGCCCAAGCCCGGCGAGGCTGTGCCGCTGGTGCAGCAGCCGTTTCAGGGCGGGCTGGGGCAGCAGTGGCGGCTGGTGCCGGCGGGGCCCCTGGGTAGCTTTTTGTTTGAGAACCGGCTGGAAGGCCGCGTGGCCGGCCTGGCCGCCGCCGACAAGTTCAATGGCACGCCCATGCAGGCCCAGAAGGCCAACGGTCGGGCCAGCCAGCAGTGGCACCTGTTCCGGCTGCGCCTGAACGTGGCTACGGGCCCCGGCTTCGGGCCCCGCGAGCCGCTGACGGCGCTGAACTCGGCGGGCAACGAAATTGGCCCGGTGCTGGCCCCCGACGGGCAAACGCTGTACTTCGGCCGCACCAAATTTGTGGGCAACACCGAGGGCAACACTGACACCGGCGACGCCTGGGCCGCCCAAAGCCCCAACAAGGGTAAAACCTGGGGGCCCCCGCAGCGCCTCGACGCCCTGAATACGCCCCAGAACAACGGCGTGCTGGCCGTGGTGGGGGCCCAGGGCCAAACGCTGCTCGTGCGCGGCACCTACAACCGCGACGGTTTCCGCGACGAGGGCGTGAGCCGGGTGAGCCGCGCCGCCGCGGGCCCCCCCGGCGGCACGCTCAAAAACCTGCACTCGGAGGACGTGGACGTGGCCAACTACTACACCGCCGTACCCGCCACGGGCTTTTTCATGACGGCCGACGAGAAAATCCTGCTGCTTTCACTGGAGCGCGGCGACTCCGAAGGCGGCAACGATATTTACTTCAGCCGGCCCGCCGGCGCCGGCGGCTACTCGGCCCCCGAAAGCCTGGGCCCCGTGCTTAATTCGCCGGGCTTTGACTTCGCCCCGTGGCTCACGCCCGATGGCAAAACGTTGTACTTCAGCTCGTATGGCCACATGGGCTACGGCGGCGCAGACGTGTTCGTGAGCCAGCGCCTCGACGATTCGTGGACACGCTGGAGTGAGCCCCAGAACTTGGGCCCTGCCTTGAACGGCCCCGGCTTCGACGCCTACTTCAGCCTGGCCGCCGACGGCGAAACGGCCTATTTCGCTTCGTCGGCCACCGCCAACGCCTCGGCCGACTTGTTTCGCGCCGGCCGCGCCGCCCCCGATACCACTGCGGTGGCCGCCGGCCCGGCCCCGGTGTCGGAGGCCAACCGCGCTTTCGTGAGCGGGCGGGTGCTCGACGCCCGCAGCCGCCAGCCCGTGCCCGGGGCCACCGTGAAAGCCGTGCTGCTGCCTAACGCCCAGGGCGTGCAGTTCGAAGCCACGGCCCGCACCGACGCCGCGGGCAGCTTCGTGCTCTCGCTGCTGGCCGGGCGCTACCGGGTGGTCGGGGCTAGCGGCCTGCTTTCCAGCATCGATACGCTGGCTTTTGCGGGTAACGCGGGCCGCGACCTGCTGCTGCGTCCCGCCGCTGTGGGCGAAAAAGTGGACCTGCCCACCATCATCTTCGCCCAGGGCCAAGCGGTGTTGCTGGGCACTTCCTACACAGAGTTAAATCGCCTGGCCATTGCCTTACAAGCCGAATCTGGTATTAAAGTTCGCCTCGAAGGCCACACCGATAACGTGGGGCCCGCTGACAAAAACCAGCAGCTCTCCGAAGACCGGGTGGCCGAGGTGAAGCGCTACCTCGTGAAGCGTGGCGTGGACGAAAGCCGCATCAGCACCGCCGGCTACGGCGGCTCGCGCCCGCGCTTTGCCAACGACCGCGAAGAAACCCGCCGCCTCAACCGCCGTGTGGAACTCGTGATTGTGAAGTAA